A stretch of the Negativicoccus succinicivorans genome encodes the following:
- a CDS encoding MFS transporter — MNLQHGVVLGWSTLHLRASFLMLTPLLPVLQAYFDLSHATVGMLTTLPLLVFAAVSPFVGNWIPRCGMTRLFGGAMALLAAGAVLRSYAGITGLFAGTVLLSAGVAIGNVLLPTLTKAWYPKHTALATGIFVVAMNGMNAVSNAIVIPLAAHYGWQLVCASWAATAFVGALLWFSLPNRRPTARAHKELSIRAVFSHYAAWWVALFMGLQSLVYFSLVTWLPYWVVAKGYDMALGGYYSFLFQLISLPASLLTPLLAQGRYRRHYGAAAGLMYLTGFYFVFAAQTSLWLTAAIIWIALAAGATFSLCMLAFAVRAANPLIASRLSGVGQAIAYLLAAIGPVGVGALYGMYGSWPPLLSYFIGACLLLALCGYHALHFTKVGEDAR; from the coding sequence ATGAATTTACAACATGGCGTGGTGTTGGGTTGGAGCACGCTGCATTTACGCGCTTCGTTTTTGATGCTGACGCCGTTGTTGCCGGTGTTGCAGGCGTACTTCGATCTGTCGCACGCGACGGTCGGGATGCTGACGACACTGCCGCTGCTGGTATTTGCGGCGGTATCGCCTTTTGTCGGCAACTGGATTCCCCGTTGCGGCATGACGCGATTGTTCGGCGGCGCGATGGCGTTGTTAGCGGCAGGCGCCGTCCTGCGTTCGTACGCGGGCATCACCGGTCTCTTTGCAGGGACCGTGTTGCTTTCGGCGGGGGTTGCGATCGGCAATGTGCTTTTACCGACGCTCACCAAAGCTTGGTATCCCAAACATACGGCGCTGGCGACGGGCATTTTTGTCGTCGCGATGAACGGCATGAATGCCGTCAGCAATGCGATTGTGATTCCGCTCGCCGCGCATTACGGCTGGCAACTTGTGTGCGCCTCCTGGGCGGCGACGGCGTTTGTAGGCGCGTTACTGTGGTTTTCGTTGCCGAACCGGCGACCGACGGCGCGCGCGCATAAAGAACTTTCCATTCGCGCGGTCTTTTCCCACTATGCAGCGTGGTGGGTCGCGTTGTTTATGGGTTTGCAATCGCTGGTCTATTTTTCGCTGGTCACGTGGTTGCCGTATTGGGTCGTCGCGAAGGGTTATGATATGGCGCTCGGCGGTTACTATTCGTTTCTGTTTCAGCTGATCAGTTTGCCCGCTTCCCTTTTGACGCCGCTTTTGGCGCAGGGACGCTATCGTCGTCACTACGGCGCGGCGGCGGGTCTGATGTATCTTACGGGTTTTTATTTCGTATTTGCCGCGCAAACGTCACTGTGGTTGACGGCGGCGATCATTTGGATCGCGCTGGCCGCCGGCGCCACGTTCAGTCTGTGCATGCTCGCCTTCGCGGTACGCGCCGCGAACCCTCTGATCGCGTCGCGCCTTTCCGGCGTCGGTCAGGCGATCGCGTATCTTTTAGCGGCGATCGGACCGGTCGGTGTGGGCGCGTTGTACGGCATGTACGGAAGCTGGCCGCCGCTGCTGTCGTATTTTATCGGCGCGTGCTTGTTGCTCGCGTTGTGCGGCTACCATGCGTTGCATTTTACCAAAGTGGGCGAAGACGCTCGCTGA
- the gyrA gene encoding DNA gyrase subunit A, with translation MATEWQHGAIVPVDIEEQMRTSYIDYAMSVIVMRALPDVRDGLKPVHRRILYAMHEGGLTANKPYRKSARVVGDVLGKYHPHGDLSVYDATVRLAQDFSTRYPLVDGHGNFGSVDGDSPAAMRYTEVRMAKIAQEMLEDLEKNTVDFMPNYDESLQEPVVLPSKIPNLLVNGSYGIAVGMATNIPPHNLGEVVDGLCLLIDDPNTPIETLMKHIKGPDFPTGGLIQGREGIKKAYTTGRGAIKVRARVEIEEMAKGKNRIVVTEIPYQVNKARVVETIAKLSRDKILDGITALRDESDRNGMRIVIELRSDIDPQIMLNNLYKHTQLQETFGVIMLALVDGHPRVLTLKQMLEYYLLHQKEVITRRSQYELDRARAREHIVEGLLIALDHIDAIIKTIRASETDEIAKNALMENFGLSEKQSLAILDMRLRRLTGLEREKLEAEYQDLKERIEYLLGLLGDEAKVMQVVKEELLDVKQRFTDERRSEIVRDESGLDDLDLIPDEPMIITLTQQGYIKRMHANTYRTQRKGGAGITGIKTKDDDFVTKVLTTSTHNTLLFFTTAGRVYKLVANDIPKASTRTARGTHLVNCIPALEKDEQVTEIYDISSFANYEYLLMVTRQGFVKKTLLSEYTNVRQSGLIAINLREGDELIKVVTTTGDDHIIIGTKTGMAIVFSEADVNPTGRASLGVIGVRFKQGSQDEVVGADVLTSTDEVLTLSSDAYAKRNKATAYSVQQRGGQGARNFKKGSTVVGLLTVKGNEEMLVITESGIVIRVPVDSISLKKGKNTIGVKVQRLDETDRIASVALAPMEETDED, from the coding sequence ATGGCAACAGAATGGCAACACGGCGCCATCGTACCCGTGGATATTGAAGAACAAATGCGCACCAGCTACATCGATTACGCGATGAGCGTTATCGTGATGCGCGCGCTACCGGATGTCCGCGACGGCTTGAAACCGGTGCACCGGCGCATTCTTTACGCGATGCATGAAGGCGGCCTCACCGCCAACAAACCGTATCGCAAATCCGCGCGTGTCGTCGGTGACGTCTTAGGTAAATACCACCCGCACGGCGACTTGTCCGTTTACGACGCGACCGTGCGTTTGGCGCAGGATTTCTCGACGCGGTATCCGCTGGTTGACGGTCACGGCAACTTCGGTTCCGTCGACGGAGACTCACCGGCGGCGATGCGTTACACGGAAGTCCGCATGGCCAAAATCGCGCAGGAAATGCTCGAAGATTTGGAAAAAAATACCGTCGATTTCATGCCGAACTACGACGAATCCTTGCAGGAACCGGTCGTTTTACCGTCGAAGATTCCGAACCTTTTGGTCAACGGCTCGTACGGTATCGCCGTCGGCATGGCGACGAACATTCCGCCGCACAATTTGGGGGAAGTGGTCGACGGTCTCTGCCTTTTGATCGACGATCCGAATACGCCGATCGAAACCCTGATGAAACACATCAAGGGACCGGACTTTCCGACCGGCGGTCTGATTCAGGGCCGCGAAGGCATCAAGAAAGCGTATACCACCGGCCGCGGCGCGATTAAAGTTCGCGCGCGCGTCGAAATCGAGGAGATGGCGAAAGGGAAAAACCGCATCGTCGTCACCGAAATTCCGTACCAGGTCAATAAAGCGCGCGTCGTCGAAACGATCGCGAAACTCTCGCGCGACAAGATCTTGGACGGCATCACCGCCTTGCGCGATGAATCCGACCGCAACGGCATGCGCATCGTCATTGAACTGCGCAGCGACATCGACCCGCAGATCATGCTGAACAACCTGTACAAGCATACGCAGCTGCAGGAAACATTCGGCGTGATTATGCTCGCTCTGGTCGACGGCCACCCGCGCGTCTTGACGTTGAAACAAATGCTCGAGTACTATCTCCTGCATCAAAAAGAAGTCATCACCCGTCGCAGTCAGTACGAACTCGACCGCGCCCGCGCTCGCGAGCACATCGTCGAAGGCTTGTTGATCGCGCTCGATCATATCGACGCCATCATCAAAACGATCCGCGCGTCCGAAACCGATGAGATCGCGAAAAACGCGTTGATGGAAAACTTCGGACTGTCCGAGAAACAATCGCTTGCGATTCTCGACATGCGCTTGCGTCGCTTAACCGGACTCGAACGTGAAAAACTCGAAGCGGAATATCAGGACTTGAAAGAACGGATTGAATACCTGCTCGGCCTTTTGGGCGACGAAGCCAAAGTCATGCAGGTCGTCAAAGAAGAACTGCTCGACGTCAAACAGCGCTTCACGGACGAACGTCGCAGTGAAATTGTCCGCGATGAATCCGGTTTGGACGATTTGGATCTGATCCCCGACGAACCGATGATCATCACGCTCACGCAGCAGGGTTATATTAAACGCATGCATGCGAATACTTACCGCACGCAGCGCAAAGGCGGTGCCGGCATCACGGGCATCAAGACAAAAGATGACGATTTTGTCACTAAAGTGCTCACGACATCGACGCACAACACGCTGCTCTTCTTTACCACCGCCGGTCGCGTTTACAAACTGGTCGCCAACGATATTCCGAAAGCGTCCACTCGTACCGCTCGCGGCACGCACCTCGTCAACTGCATTCCGGCGCTCGAAAAAGATGAACAGGTCACCGAAATTTACGACATCTCTTCGTTCGCGAATTACGAATACCTGCTCATGGTCACCCGCCAAGGATTTGTCAAAAAGACGCTCCTTTCCGAATACACCAACGTACGGCAGAGCGGCCTGATCGCCATCAACCTGCGCGAAGGCGACGAACTCATCAAAGTCGTCACCACCACCGGCGATGATCACATCATCATCGGCACCAAGACCGGCATGGCCATTGTCTTCTCCGAAGCCGATGTCAATCCGACCGGTCGCGCTTCACTCGGCGTCATCGGCGTCCGCTTCAAGCAGGGCAGTCAAGATGAAGTCGTCGGCGCCGACGTCTTGACCTCGACCGATGAAGTCCTCACGCTCAGCAGTGACGCTTACGCCAAACGCAACAAAGCCACCGCGTACAGCGTACAGCAACGCGGCGGCCAAGGCGCGCGCAACTTCAAGAAAGGCAGCACCGTTGTCGGTCTTCTGACCGTCAAAGGAAACGAGGAAATGCTCGTCATCACCGAAAGCGGCATCGTCATCCGCGTTCCGGTCGACTCCATCAGTCTGAAAAAGGGCAAGAACACCATCGGCGTCAAAGTCCAACGTTTGGACGAAACCGATCGTATCGCCTCCGTCGCTCTCGCTCCTATGGAAGAAACGGACGAAGACTGA
- a CDS encoding magnesium transporter CorA family protein, with protein sequence MLIAYKHDEDQILQEVVPEAAEKGSWLNVVHPTEEELVRLAKITPIPIEDFRSALDPEERSHVELEDDYIFVVINTPVVRETEDSYDALPLGIFITEKYFITVGLEENNVLAPFRGNTYSTFRTYKKTRFLFQLMNRTATLFLQALGKINKRTDVIEARLRETAENKEFFQLLELSKSLTYFTSALKANGVVMERLLRLRNNVQPRPLLKMYEEDEDLLEDVIIENKQAIEMVQMYSQNSNSMMDTFASIISNNLSQVMKLLTSVTILLAVPTLVFSLWGINTDVPWEGQMSGFWGVIGISFVSTVVALFILWRRHYL encoded by the coding sequence GTGCTCATCGCATACAAACATGACGAAGATCAAATTCTGCAGGAGGTCGTGCCGGAAGCGGCGGAAAAAGGCTCCTGGCTTAACGTCGTGCATCCGACGGAAGAAGAATTGGTCCGCCTGGCCAAGATCACACCGATTCCGATTGAAGATTTCCGTTCGGCATTGGACCCGGAAGAACGTTCCCACGTGGAGTTGGAAGACGATTACATTTTCGTCGTCATCAATACGCCGGTCGTGCGGGAGACGGAAGACAGCTATGACGCGTTGCCGCTCGGTATTTTTATTACCGAAAAATATTTTATCACGGTGGGCCTGGAAGAAAACAATGTGCTCGCACCGTTTCGCGGCAATACGTACAGCACGTTTCGCACGTACAAGAAGACGCGCTTTCTGTTCCAACTGATGAACCGGACCGCGACGCTCTTTTTGCAAGCCTTGGGGAAAATCAACAAGCGCACCGACGTCATCGAAGCCCGCTTGCGGGAAACGGCGGAAAACAAAGAATTTTTCCAGCTGCTGGAGCTTTCGAAATCACTCACGTATTTCACCAGCGCGCTCAAAGCGAACGGCGTCGTGATGGAACGCCTCCTGCGTCTGCGCAACAACGTGCAGCCGCGCCCGCTTTTGAAGATGTACGAAGAAGATGAAGATCTGCTCGAAGACGTCATCATCGAAAACAAGCAGGCGATCGAAATGGTTCAAATGTATTCGCAAAACTCGAACAGCATGATGGACACGTTCGCCTCCATCATCAGCAACAACTTGAGCCAGGTTATGAAGCTGCTCACATCAGTGACGATTTTGCTCGCCGTGCCGACGTTGGTATTCAGTCTGTGGGGAATCAACACGGACGTGCCGTGGGAAGGTCAGATGAGCGGTTTCTGGGGTGTCATCGGCATCTCTTTTGTATCAACGGTAGTGGCGCTCTTCATTCTCTGGCGACGTCATTATTTATAA
- the rpsF gene encoding 30S ribosomal protein S6 gives MNKNYEVMFIINAGLDEEAADAIVKRVEDLITKNGGTVNNIDRMGKRRLAYEVKKQIDGNYVLIEFAIDPAQIKEIDRVIKINEKIIRHLIVKQDK, from the coding sequence ATGAACAAAAACTACGAAGTCATGTTCATCATCAATGCCGGACTGGATGAAGAGGCGGCGGACGCGATTGTGAAGCGCGTCGAAGACCTCATCACCAAAAATGGCGGCACGGTGAACAACATTGACCGCATGGGTAAACGTCGTCTCGCTTACGAAGTTAAAAAGCAGATCGACGGCAACTATGTGCTCATCGAATTTGCCATTGATCCGGCGCAGATCAAAGAAATCGACCGCGTTATCAAGATCAATGAAAAAATCATTCGTCATTTGATTGTCAAACAGGACAAATAA
- a CDS encoding single-stranded DNA-binding protein, with the protein MNSVQIIGNLTRDPEVRYTKTGKPVASFTVAVNRSWVSVQGEKRESTDFIPVVAWGKLAELVGNRLKKGTRTFVEGRFQTRSYETQEGEKRYITEVVANLVAPNVDYDKQPSAAPEPRADYSQFGAQPQAGGNFGNQPSGQVFGGNGNDDDIPF; encoded by the coding sequence ATGAATTCCGTACAAATCATCGGCAACCTCACCCGGGATCCTGAAGTTCGTTACACGAAAACAGGAAAACCTGTCGCATCGTTCACCGTTGCGGTCAACCGCAGCTGGGTCAGCGTGCAGGGGGAAAAACGAGAAAGTACAGATTTTATTCCGGTCGTTGCGTGGGGCAAACTTGCCGAGCTCGTCGGCAACCGCCTGAAAAAAGGCACCCGCACATTCGTCGAAGGTCGCTTCCAAACCCGCTCGTATGAGACGCAGGAAGGCGAGAAACGCTACATCACCGAAGTGGTAGCGAACCTTGTCGCGCCGAACGTCGATTACGACAAGCAGCCGTCCGCTGCGCCGGAACCGCGCGCTGACTACAGTCAGTTCGGGGCTCAGCCGCAAGCCGGCGGCAACTTTGGTAACCAGCCGAGCGGACAAGTGTTCGGCGGTAATGGCAACGACGACGATATCCCGTTCTAA
- the rpsR gene encoding 30S ribosomal protein S18 yields MRRDRQRRPRRKVCAICADKIQHVDYKDINLLRRFTSERGKILPRRVTGACAKHQRKVNLAIKQARAIALLPFSVD; encoded by the coding sequence ATGAGAAGAGATCGTCAACGTCGACCGCGCCGGAAAGTTTGCGCCATTTGCGCCGACAAAATCCAGCACGTCGATTATAAAGATATCAATTTACTGCGTCGGTTCACTTCCGAACGCGGCAAAATTCTGCCGCGCCGTGTGACCGGTGCCTGCGCGAAACATCAGCGCAAAGTCAATCTGGCGATTAAACAGGCTCGCGCGATTGCGCTCTTGCCGTTTTCGGTAGATTAA
- a CDS encoding YadA-like family protein — MSKKWLGVLVGLSVIGGSTMAFAAPAPEEAQALKHIDLGGNYYYSGKQQQVSHNQVLSHIEKLNNLLEKDAGWGKTGLAAGYNQAMQHGSFILNTINELPVSQDTKDKLTLAYTGVIGKMQGTLAEKFNISDGLRVDELIKAISTGNDISENDNEKKLVEAAKAGYYARRMETELMGAFPGVVNTVNETIDQVNTNTKAIADNTKALDTKVDKDAQANVDAAQDKRITTNTGAIAANTKALDTKVDKTAQAKVDAAQDKGIAANKAAIADMNTSFNDRFGELDQRVDKVGALTGALAGLKPMQYDPIAPTQIMAAASTYEGEQGFALGVAHYTKEDLMLHAGVAYDGDDDFMGNIGVTMKIGSSADREVIPERYQAGPISSVYVMQDEITDLQAKNAALTAQNERIMAELQALRQHVGM; from the coding sequence ATGAGCAAAAAATGGTTGGGAGTATTGGTAGGTCTTTCCGTCATCGGCGGCAGCACGATGGCATTCGCCGCGCCGGCGCCGGAGGAAGCGCAAGCGTTGAAACACATCGATCTCGGCGGTAACTACTACTACTCGGGCAAACAGCAGCAAGTTTCGCACAATCAGGTATTGAGCCATATCGAAAAGCTGAACAACTTGTTGGAAAAAGATGCCGGCTGGGGCAAAACCGGTTTGGCGGCGGGGTACAACCAGGCTATGCAACATGGCTCTTTCATTTTGAATACGATTAATGAACTGCCGGTAAGCCAGGACACCAAAGACAAATTGACTTTAGCGTATACAGGTGTGATCGGTAAAATGCAAGGAACGCTCGCTGAGAAATTTAACATCTCTGATGGCCTTCGTGTAGACGAACTCATCAAAGCGATCTCCACGGGCAACGACATTTCGGAAAACGACAACGAGAAAAAACTCGTGGAAGCCGCCAAAGCCGGTTACTATGCGCGTCGCATGGAAACGGAACTGATGGGCGCGTTCCCGGGCGTGGTGAACACCGTAAACGAAACGATTGATCAGGTCAACACCAACACCAAAGCTATCGCGGATAACACCAAGGCGCTCGATACCAAAGTAGATAAAGACGCTCAGGCTAACGTTGATGCCGCGCAGGACAAGAGAATTACGACCAACACCGGTGCTATCGCGGCCAACACCAAGGCGCTCGATACTAAAGTAGATAAAACCGCTCAGGCCAAAGTCGACGCCGCGCAAGATAAAGGCATCGCGGCCAACAAAGCGGCGATCGCGGATATGAACACCAGCTTCAATGATCGTTTCGGCGAATTGGATCAACGTGTCGACAAAGTTGGCGCGCTCACCGGCGCGCTCGCCGGTTTGAAACCGATGCAGTACGATCCCATCGCGCCGACGCAGATCATGGCGGCCGCTTCGACCTATGAAGGCGAACAGGGATTCGCTTTGGGCGTCGCTCACTACACGAAAGAAGATCTCATGCTGCACGCGGGCGTCGCTTACGATGGCGATGACGACTTCATGGGCAACATCGGCGTCACCATGAAAATCGGTTCGTCCGCTGACCGCGAAGTCATTCCGGAACGTTACCAAGCCGGCCCGATCTCGTCCGTCTATGTCATGCAGGATGAAATCACCGACTTGCAGGCGAAAAATGCCGCGCTTACCGCACAAAATGAAAGAATCATGGCGGAACTGCAGGCGCTTCGTCAGCACGTCGGCATGTAA
- a CDS encoding TetR/AcrR family transcriptional regulator produces the protein MDRRQIKTRNAIFQAFTELLARRRYAQITVQQIIDAANIGRSTFYSHFPTKEALMEALLTELFGHVFAGVGVHCPIPEFTPQGNGYRAYTTHILYHISNQREAFMRLLRSDSRDIFLRYLKEHLKLQLGEYWLNHEEGERPAVPADFLRNHFACTFVETIHWWIENDMRQTPEEIAGYFTAVMDPLLGR, from the coding sequence ATGGATCGCCGTCAAATCAAAACGCGCAACGCCATTTTTCAGGCGTTCACCGAACTTTTAGCCCGCCGCCGTTACGCGCAAATCACCGTGCAACAAATCATCGATGCCGCCAATATCGGGCGCAGTACATTTTACTCCCACTTTCCCACGAAAGAGGCGCTCATGGAAGCGCTTTTGACCGAACTCTTCGGTCATGTTTTCGCCGGCGTCGGCGTGCATTGTCCCATTCCCGAATTCACACCGCAAGGCAACGGTTACCGCGCGTACACCACGCACATTCTCTACCACATCAGCAATCAGCGCGAAGCCTTTATGCGGCTCTTGCGTTCCGACAGTCGTGACATCTTTTTGCGTTATCTCAAAGAGCATTTGAAATTGCAACTCGGCGAATATTGGCTCAATCATGAAGAAGGCGAACGCCCCGCCGTGCCCGCTGATTTTTTGCGCAACCATTTCGCCTGCACTTTCGTCGAGACCATTCACTGGTGGATCGAAAACGACATGCGGCAAACGCCCGAAGAAATCGCCGGCTACTTCACCGCCGTCATGGATCCCCTGCTCGGCCGCTGA